From Streptomyces cyaneogriseus subsp. noncyanogenus, the proteins below share one genomic window:
- a CDS encoding RidA family protein encodes MSAVEARLAELGLSLPQVVPPLAAYQPAVRSGPYVYTAGQLPMVDGKLPVTGKVGAEVTPEEAKELARTCALNALAAVKSVAGDLDRIARVVKVVGFVASASDFTGQPGVLNGASELLGEVLGDKGVHARSAVGVAVLPLDAPVEVEIQVELTGA; translated from the coding sequence GTGAGTGCGGTCGAGGCGAGACTGGCCGAACTCGGCCTGTCCCTGCCGCAGGTCGTGCCGCCGCTCGCCGCGTACCAGCCGGCCGTGCGGTCCGGCCCGTACGTCTACACCGCCGGCCAGTTGCCCATGGTGGACGGCAAGCTTCCGGTGACCGGCAAGGTGGGCGCGGAGGTCACCCCGGAGGAGGCCAAGGAGCTGGCGCGCACCTGCGCGCTGAACGCCCTGGCCGCCGTGAAGTCCGTCGCCGGTGACCTCGACCGCATCGCGCGCGTGGTGAAGGTCGTCGGCTTCGTGGCGTCCGCCTCCGACTTCACCGGCCAGCCGGGCGTCCTCAACGGCGCCAGCGAGCTGCTCGGCGAGGTCCTCGGCGACAAGGGCGTGCACGCCCGCAGCGCGGTCGGCGTCGCGGTGCTGCCGCTCGACGCGCCCGTGGAGGTCGAGATCCAGGTGGAGCTGACCGGGGCGTAG
- a CDS encoding alpha/beta fold hydrolase, with translation MTGSSTPPGQSPSAQPASVVRLDVPGGREVIHRDVAANGARFHIAELGDGPLVLLLHGFPQFWWAWRHQLVALADAGFRAVAMDLRGVGGSDRTPRGYDPAGLALDITGVVRSLGEPDAALVGHDLGGYLAWTAAAMRPKLVRRLAVASMPHPRRWRSAMLADLRQTRAGSHIWGFQRPWIPERQLTADDGALVGRLIRDWSGPRGVDDEAVEVYRRAMCIPSTAHCSIEPYRWLVRSLARPDGIQFYRRMKRPLRVPTLHLHGSLDPVVRARSAAGSAEYVEAPYRWRLFDGLGHFPHEEDPVAFSSELINWLKDPEPDR, from the coding sequence ATGACGGGCTCCTCCACCCCTCCGGGTCAATCCCCCTCGGCGCAACCCGCCTCGGTCGTACGCCTCGACGTGCCCGGCGGGCGCGAGGTGATCCACCGGGACGTCGCCGCCAACGGCGCCCGCTTCCACATCGCCGAGCTGGGCGACGGACCGCTGGTGCTGCTGCTGCACGGCTTCCCGCAGTTCTGGTGGGCCTGGCGGCACCAGCTCGTGGCGCTCGCCGACGCGGGCTTCCGCGCGGTCGCCATGGACCTGCGCGGCGTCGGCGGCAGCGACCGCACCCCGCGCGGCTACGACCCGGCGGGCCTCGCCCTCGACATCACCGGCGTGGTCCGCTCCCTCGGCGAACCGGACGCCGCGCTGGTCGGCCACGACCTGGGCGGCTACCTGGCGTGGACGGCGGCCGCCATGCGCCCCAAGCTGGTCCGGCGGCTCGCGGTGGCCTCCATGCCGCACCCGCGCCGCTGGCGCTCGGCGATGCTCGCCGACCTCCGGCAGACGCGGGCCGGCTCCCACATCTGGGGGTTCCAGCGCCCCTGGATCCCGGAACGGCAGCTCACCGCCGACGACGGCGCGCTGGTGGGCCGGCTGATCAGGGACTGGTCCGGCCCGCGCGGTGTGGACGACGAGGCGGTGGAGGTCTACCGCCGCGCCATGTGCATCCCCTCCACGGCACACTGCTCCATCGAGCCCTACCGCTGGCTGGTGCGGTCGCTGGCCCGCCCGGACGGCATCCAGTTCTACCGGCGGATGAAGCGGCCCCTGCGCGTGCCGACCCTGCATCTGCACGGCTCGCTCGACCCCGTGGTCCGGGCGCGCAGCGCCGCCGGATCCGCCGAGTACGTCGAAGCGCCGTACCGCTGGCGGCTGTTCGACGGTCTCGGGCACTTCCCGCACGAGGAGGACCCGGTCGCCTTCTCCTCCGAACTGATCAACTGGCTGAAGGACCCCGAGCCCGATCGGTGA
- a CDS encoding DUF4177 domain-containing protein: MTKWEYATVPLLVHATKQILDTWGEDGWELVQVVPGPNNPEQLVAYLKREKQA, encoded by the coding sequence ATGACCAAGTGGGAATACGCAACCGTGCCTCTGCTCGTCCACGCCACGAAGCAGATTCTGGACACCTGGGGCGAGGACGGCTGGGAGCTCGTCCAGGTCGTGCCCGGGCCGAACAACCCCGAGCAGCTCGTGGCCTACCTGAAGCGGGAGAAGCAGGCGTGA
- a CDS encoding ArsA family ATPase, whose translation MSRLQVVSGKGGTGKTTVAAALALALAREGKRTLLVEVEGRQGIAQLFETEALPYEERKIAVAPGGGEVYALAIDPELALLDYLQMFYKLGSAGRALKKLGAIDFATTIAPGLRDVLLTGKACEAVRRKEKSGRFTYDHVVMDAPPTGRIARFLNVNDEVAGLAKIGPIHNQAQAVMRVLKSRETAVHLVTLLEEMPVQETADGIAELRGARLPVGRIMVNMVRPEVLDAADLARVRATPRTALAKSLSAAGLGGARRGGHAERLVDPLLAQAEEYAERYALEQEQRAVLGELGLPLHELPLLAEGMDLAGLYELATELRKQGIA comes from the coding sequence GTGAGCAGGCTCCAGGTCGTCAGCGGCAAGGGCGGTACCGGTAAGACCACGGTGGCCGCGGCCCTCGCGCTGGCCCTCGCCCGCGAGGGGAAGCGCACGCTTCTCGTCGAGGTCGAGGGCCGCCAGGGCATCGCGCAGCTCTTCGAGACCGAAGCGCTGCCCTATGAGGAGCGCAAGATCGCCGTCGCTCCGGGGGGCGGGGAGGTGTACGCCCTCGCCATAGATCCGGAACTGGCCCTTCTGGACTACCTCCAGATGTTCTACAAACTCGGCAGTGCCGGACGGGCCCTGAAGAAGCTCGGCGCGATCGACTTCGCCACCACCATCGCGCCGGGTCTGCGGGACGTCCTGCTGACCGGCAAGGCGTGCGAGGCGGTGCGGCGCAAGGAGAAGTCCGGCCGGTTCACCTACGACCACGTCGTGATGGACGCGCCGCCGACCGGCCGCATCGCCCGTTTCCTCAACGTCAACGACGAGGTGGCCGGGCTGGCGAAGATCGGCCCGATACACAATCAGGCGCAGGCCGTGATGCGCGTGCTCAAGTCGCGCGAGACGGCGGTGCACCTGGTGACGCTGCTGGAGGAGATGCCGGTCCAGGAGACCGCGGACGGCATCGCCGAGCTGCGCGGCGCCCGGCTCCCGGTGGGGCGGATCATGGTGAACATGGTGCGGCCCGAGGTCCTGGACGCCGCCGACCTGGCACGCGTACGGGCCACACCGCGTACGGCGCTGGCGAAGTCGCTGTCGGCGGCCGGGCTCGGCGGGGCGCGGCGCGGCGGGCACGCCGAGCGGCTGGTGGACCCGCTGCTGGCCCAGGCGGAGGAGTACGCGGAGCGGTACGCGCTGGAGCAGGAACAGCGGGCCGTCCTCGGTGAGCTGGGCCTGCCGCTGCACGAACTGCCGCTGCTCGCCGAGGGCATGGACCTGGCGGGGCTGTACGAACTGGCCACCGAGCTGCGGAAGCAGGGGATCGCATGA
- a CDS encoding NUDIX hydrolase, which produces MTRVSRTPDVTLSTEGLPDWLDPVVRAAETVQPRQLSRFLPPEDGAGRQSAVLILFGEGERGPELLLMERASSLRSHAGQPSFPGGALDPQDGDPEGDGPLRAALREAEEETGLDPSGVQLFGVLPRLYIPVSGFVVTPVLAWWREPSPVGVVDPNETARVFTVPVADLTDPAHRATAVHPSGHSGPAFLVESALVWGFTAGIIDRLLHYAGWERPWDRDRQVPLDWRS; this is translated from the coding sequence ATGACACGCGTGAGCAGGACACCGGACGTGACGCTCAGCACGGAAGGGCTGCCGGACTGGCTGGACCCGGTGGTGCGGGCGGCAGAGACGGTCCAGCCCCGGCAGCTCAGCCGCTTCCTGCCGCCCGAGGACGGCGCCGGGCGGCAGTCGGCCGTACTGATCCTGTTCGGCGAGGGCGAGCGGGGCCCCGAGCTGCTGCTGATGGAGCGGGCGAGCTCGCTGCGCTCGCACGCGGGCCAGCCGTCCTTCCCCGGCGGCGCCCTCGACCCGCAGGACGGCGACCCGGAGGGTGACGGCCCGCTGCGGGCCGCCCTGCGGGAGGCCGAGGAGGAGACCGGACTCGACCCCTCCGGTGTCCAGCTCTTCGGCGTGCTGCCGAGGCTCTACATCCCGGTCAGCGGCTTCGTCGTCACGCCCGTGCTGGCCTGGTGGCGGGAGCCCAGCCCGGTCGGCGTCGTCGACCCGAACGAGACGGCACGGGTCTTCACGGTCCCCGTGGCGGATCTCACCGACCCCGCCCACCGCGCCACCGCCGTCCACCCCTCCGGCCACAGCGGTCCGGCATTCCTGGTCGAATCGGCCCTGGTGTGGGGCTTCACGGCCGGGATCATCGACCGGCTGCTGCACTACGCGGGCTGGGAGCGGCCCTGGGACCGGGACCGGCAGGTCCCGCTCGACTGGCGGTCGTGA
- a CDS encoding MBL fold metallo-hydrolase, with translation MTDTSALPGRPRGGVVSGPATARAVNVLAPNASPMTLDGTNTWIVSEPDSALAVVIDPGPLDEGHLRRVVDTAGQAGKRVALTLLTHGHPDHAEGAARFAELTGTRVRALDPALRLGDEGLGAGDVITVGGLELRVVPTPGHTADSLSFHLPADRAVLTGDTVLGRGTTVVAHPDGRLGDYLDSLRRLRSLTVDDGVHTVLPGHGPVLEDAQGAVEYYLAHRAHRLAQVETAVENGHRTPAEVVAHVYADVDPSLWPAAELSVRAQMEYLEEHGLIQGLS, from the coding sequence ATGACGGACACCAGCGCCCTGCCGGGGCGGCCCCGGGGCGGGGTCGTCTCGGGGCCCGCCACCGCACGGGCCGTCAACGTCCTCGCGCCCAACGCCTCGCCGATGACGCTGGACGGCACGAACACCTGGATCGTCTCCGAGCCGGACTCCGCCCTGGCCGTCGTGATCGACCCCGGCCCGCTCGACGAGGGCCACCTGCGCCGTGTCGTCGACACGGCCGGACAGGCGGGCAAGCGCGTCGCCCTGACCCTGCTGACCCACGGCCATCCGGACCACGCCGAGGGCGCCGCCCGCTTCGCCGAGCTGACCGGCACGCGCGTGCGGGCCCTCGACCCGGCGCTGCGCCTGGGCGACGAGGGCCTGGGCGCCGGGGACGTGATCACCGTCGGCGGCCTGGAGCTGAGGGTCGTACCGACCCCCGGGCACACGGCGGACTCCCTCTCCTTCCACCTCCCGGCCGACCGGGCCGTCCTGACCGGGGACACGGTCCTGGGACGCGGTACGACGGTCGTGGCCCACCCCGACGGGCGCCTGGGCGACTACCTGGACTCCCTGCGGCGTCTGCGGTCCCTCACCGTCGACGACGGGGTGCACACGGTGCTGCCCGGGCACGGGCCCGTCCTGGAGGACGCCCAGGGCGCCGTCGAGTACTACCTCGCCCACCGCGCCCACCGCCTCGCCCAGGTGGAGACGGCCGTCGAGAACGGCCACCGGACCCCGGCCGAGGTCGTCGCCCACGTCTACGCGGACGTCGACCCCTCCCTGTGGCCGGCGGCGGAGCTGTCGGTGCGGGCACAGATGGAGTACCTGGAGGAGCACGGGCTCATCCAGGGCCTCTCGTAG
- a CDS encoding alpha/beta fold hydrolase, with translation MPHPSTTGPVHRLVPAPAGRIHLVEQGSGPLVLLVHGFPESWYSWRRQLPALAAAGYRAVALDVRGYGRSSRPAAADAYRMVELVADSAAVVEALGERSAVIVGHDWGATIAATSALLRPDLFRAVGLLSVPYTPPGGPKPSEAFAALGGPGAEQEFYVSYFQEPGRAEAEIEPDVRGWLAGFYAALSGDTMPPPGAPDPHFVTAGGRLRDRFPAGRLPSWLTEEDLDVYAGEFERTGLTGALNRYRNMDRDWADLAGHHGAALTQPSLFAGGTLDASTTWLSDAIDAFPVTLPGLSATHLLDGCGHWIQQERPEETNRILTDWLADLPA, from the coding sequence ATGCCGCACCCGTCCACGACCGGGCCCGTCCACCGCCTGGTGCCCGCACCGGCCGGCCGGATCCATCTGGTCGAGCAGGGGAGCGGTCCCCTGGTCCTGCTGGTCCACGGCTTCCCCGAGAGCTGGTACTCCTGGCGCCGCCAACTGCCCGCCCTGGCCGCCGCCGGGTACCGCGCCGTCGCGCTCGACGTCCGCGGCTACGGGCGCTCCTCCCGGCCCGCGGCGGCCGACGCGTACCGGATGGTGGAGCTGGTGGCGGACAGCGCCGCCGTGGTGGAGGCGCTGGGGGAGCGGTCCGCGGTGATCGTCGGACACGACTGGGGCGCGACGATCGCCGCCACCTCCGCGCTGCTGCGGCCCGACCTCTTCCGCGCGGTGGGCCTGCTCAGCGTGCCGTACACCCCGCCCGGCGGCCCGAAGCCCAGCGAGGCGTTCGCGGCGCTCGGCGGGCCCGGCGCCGAGCAGGAGTTCTACGTCTCCTATTTCCAGGAGCCCGGTCGCGCCGAGGCGGAGATCGAGCCCGACGTCCGCGGCTGGCTGGCCGGCTTCTACGCCGCCTTGTCGGGCGACACCATGCCGCCGCCCGGTGCCCCCGACCCGCACTTCGTCACCGCCGGCGGCAGGCTGCGCGACCGGTTCCCCGCCGGGCGGCTGCCCTCCTGGCTCACCGAGGAGGACCTCGACGTCTACGCCGGGGAATTCGAACGCACCGGCCTGACCGGCGCCCTGAACCGCTACCGGAACATGGACCGCGACTGGGCCGACCTGGCCGGACACCACGGCGCCGCCCTCACCCAGCCGTCCCTGTTCGCCGGCGGGACCCTGGACGCCTCCACCACCTGGCTCTCCGACGCCATCGACGCGTTCCCCGTGACGCTGCCCGGCCTGTCCGCCACTCATCTCCTCGACGGCTGCGGCCACTGGATCCAGCAGGAGCGCCCCGAGGAGACCAACCGCATCCTGACCGACTGGCTGGCCGACCTGCCCGCGTGA
- a CDS encoding ArsA family ATPase, giving the protein MLELDPLLEDPETRIVVCCGSGGVGKTTTAAALGLRAAERGRKVVVLTIDPARRLAQSMGIDSLDNTPRRVKGIDDSAGGELHAMMLDMKRTFDEIVEAHADPERAAAILNNPFYQSLSAGFAGTQEYMAMEKLGQLRARDEWDLIVVDTPPSRSALDFLDAPKRLGSFLDGRLIRLLTAPAKLGGRAGMKFLNVGMSMMTGTLGKLLGGQLLKDVQTFVAAMDTTFGGFRTRADATYRLLQAPGTAFLVVAAPERDALREAAYFVERLAAEDMPLAGLVLNRVHGSGAVRLSAERALAAAENLEEIRIVDQDGGKADFRNSPDRYGTSDSPGHDLPASDAPGDGSPTAARATGSSGTTKAGTAADTDADDTDTYAEAGAGAEAGAEASVDQLAAGLLRLHADRMQVLSREQRTRDRFTALHPEVAVTEVAALPGDVHDLAGLRDIGDRLATGRQELPGTQG; this is encoded by the coding sequence GTGCTGGAGCTCGACCCGCTGCTGGAGGACCCGGAGACCCGCATCGTGGTGTGCTGCGGTTCGGGCGGTGTCGGCAAGACCACCACGGCGGCGGCCCTCGGGCTGCGCGCTGCCGAGCGGGGCCGCAAGGTGGTCGTCCTCACCATCGACCCGGCCCGGCGGCTCGCCCAGTCCATGGGCATCGACTCGCTGGACAACACCCCGCGCCGGGTGAAGGGCATCGACGACTCCGCGGGCGGCGAGCTGCACGCGATGATGCTCGACATGAAGCGCACCTTCGACGAGATCGTCGAGGCGCACGCGGATCCCGAGCGGGCCGCCGCGATCCTGAACAACCCCTTCTACCAGTCGCTCTCCGCGGGGTTCGCCGGCACCCAGGAGTACATGGCGATGGAGAAGCTGGGCCAGCTGCGGGCGCGCGACGAGTGGGACCTCATCGTCGTCGACACACCGCCGTCCCGTTCGGCGCTGGACTTCCTGGACGCGCCCAAGCGCCTGGGGTCCTTCCTGGACGGGCGGCTGATCCGGCTGCTGACGGCCCCGGCGAAGCTGGGCGGGCGCGCCGGGATGAAGTTCCTCAACGTCGGCATGTCGATGATGACCGGCACGCTCGGCAAACTGCTGGGCGGCCAGCTCCTGAAGGACGTACAGACGTTCGTGGCCGCGATGGACACGACCTTCGGCGGGTTCCGTACGCGCGCCGACGCGACGTACCGGCTGCTCCAGGCGCCCGGCACGGCGTTCCTGGTGGTCGCGGCCCCGGAGCGGGACGCGTTGCGCGAGGCCGCGTACTTCGTGGAGCGGCTGGCGGCCGAGGACATGCCGCTCGCCGGTCTGGTGCTCAACCGGGTGCACGGCAGCGGCGCGGTCCGGCTGTCCGCGGAGCGGGCGCTGGCCGCCGCGGAAAATCTTGAAGAGATCCGCATTGTCGATCAGGACGGCGGGAAAGCTGATTTTCGTAACTCTCCCGATAGGTACGGCACTTCAGACTCTCCCGGACACGATCTTCCCGCCTCGGACGCTCCCGGCGACGGCTCCCCCACGGCCGCGCGGGCGACCGGGTCCTCCGGGACCACGAAGGCGGGCACAGCCGCGGACACGGACGCGGACGACACCGACACCTACGCGGAAGCGGGCGCGGGCGCCGAGGCGGGTGCGGAAGCCTCCGTGGACCAGCTCGCCGCCGGTCTGCTGAGGCTGCACGCGGACCGTATGCAGGTGCTCTCCCGCGAGCAGCGCACGCGGGACCGTTTCACCGCGCTCCATCCGGAGGTGGCCGTGACCGAGGTGGCCGCACTCCCCGGCGACGTGCACGACCTCGCGGGACTGCGGGACATCGGGGACCGCCTCGCGACGGGGCGGCAGGAGCTGCCCGGCA
- a CDS encoding Crp/Fnr family transcriptional regulator translates to MDDVLRRNPLFAALDDEQAAELRASMSEVTLARGDSLFHEGDPGDRLYVVTEGKVKLHRTSPDGRENMLAVVGPGELIGELSLFDPGPRTATATALTEVKLLGLGHGDLQPWLNARPEVAAALLRAVARRLRKTNDAMSDLVFSDVPGRVARALLDLSRRFGVQSEEGIHVVHDLTQEELAQLVGASRETVNKALADFAQRGWLRLEARAVILLDVERLAKRSR, encoded by the coding sequence GTGGACGACGTTCTGCGGCGCAACCCGCTCTTCGCGGCGCTCGACGATGAGCAGGCCGCGGAACTCCGCGCCTCCATGAGTGAGGTGACCCTCGCCCGCGGTGACTCGCTGTTCCACGAGGGCGACCCCGGAGACCGCCTGTACGTGGTCACGGAAGGCAAGGTCAAGCTCCACCGCACGTCCCCCGACGGCCGCGAGAACATGCTGGCCGTCGTCGGCCCCGGCGAGCTGATCGGCGAGCTGTCGCTCTTCGACCCGGGCCCGCGCACGGCGACCGCCACCGCGCTGACGGAGGTCAAGCTGCTGGGCCTCGGCCACGGTGACCTCCAGCCCTGGCTGAACGCCCGCCCCGAGGTGGCCGCGGCCCTGCTGCGCGCCGTCGCCCGCCGTCTGCGCAAGACCAACGACGCCATGTCCGACCTGGTCTTCTCCGACGTCCCCGGCCGGGTCGCCCGCGCCCTGCTGGACCTGTCCCGCCGCTTCGGCGTGCAGTCCGAGGAGGGCATCCACGTCGTGCACGACCTGACGCAGGAGGAGCTGGCCCAGCTGGTCGGCGCCTCCCGCGAGACGGTCAACAAGGCCCTGGCGGACTTCGCCCAGCGCGGCTGGCTGCGCCTGGAGGCCCGCGCGGTGATCCTGCTGGACGTCGAGCGGCTCGCCAAGCGCTCGCGCTGA
- a CDS encoding MarP family serine protease: MNVLDILLLIAAVWFAIVGYRQGFVVGILSVIGFLGGGLVAVYALPVAWDVLTDSAEVSTAAAVVAVVVVIVCASVGQALTTHLGNKLRRYITWTPARALDATGGALVNVVAMLLVAWLIGSALAGTTLPTVGKEVRGSKVLLGVSRALPAQADTWFADFSSVLAQNGFPQVFSPFANEPITDVRPPDPALAHSAVATRAQRSIVKVTGTATGCAKVLEGTGFVFGERRVMTNAHVVGGVDEPVVQIGGEGRRYDATVVLYDWRRDIAVLDVPDLRAPALRFSEEDAGSGDNAIVAGFPENGAYDVRAARVRGRITANGPDIYHRDTVRRDVYSLYATVRQGNSGGPLLTPDGEVYGVVFAKSLDDAETGYALTVDEIREDIARGRTANQQVDSDSCAL; encoded by the coding sequence GTGAACGTGCTGGACATCCTGTTGCTGATCGCCGCCGTCTGGTTCGCGATCGTCGGCTACCGCCAGGGCTTCGTCGTCGGCATCCTGTCGGTGATCGGCTTCCTCGGCGGCGGCCTCGTCGCCGTCTACGCGCTGCCCGTCGCCTGGGACGTGCTGACGGACAGCGCGGAGGTGAGCACGGCCGCCGCCGTCGTGGCGGTCGTCGTGGTGATCGTCTGCGCCTCCGTGGGCCAGGCCCTCACCACCCACCTCGGCAACAAACTGCGCCGGTACATCACCTGGACCCCGGCCCGCGCCCTGGACGCCACCGGCGGCGCCCTCGTCAACGTCGTCGCGATGCTGCTGGTCGCCTGGCTGATCGGCTCGGCGCTGGCGGGCACCACCCTGCCGACGGTCGGCAAGGAGGTCCGCGGCTCCAAGGTGCTGCTCGGCGTCTCCCGGGCGCTGCCCGCGCAGGCCGACACCTGGTTCGCCGACTTCTCCTCCGTCCTCGCGCAGAACGGCTTCCCGCAGGTCTTCAGCCCGTTCGCCAACGAGCCGATCACCGACGTCCGGCCCCCGGACCCGGCCCTGGCCCACAGCGCCGTCGCCACCCGCGCCCAGCGCTCCATCGTCAAGGTCACCGGTACCGCCACCGGCTGCGCCAAGGTGCTGGAGGGCACCGGCTTCGTCTTCGGCGAGCGCCGGGTGATGACCAACGCCCACGTCGTCGGCGGCGTCGACGAACCCGTCGTCCAGATAGGCGGCGAGGGCCGCAGGTACGACGCGACGGTCGTCCTCTACGACTGGCGGCGCGACATCGCCGTCCTGGACGTGCCGGACCTCCGGGCGCCCGCGCTGCGGTTCTCGGAGGAGGACGCGGGCAGCGGCGACAACGCGATCGTGGCCGGCTTCCCGGAGAACGGGGCGTACGACGTGCGCGCCGCGCGCGTGCGCGGCCGCATCACGGCCAACGGCCCGGACATCTACCACCGCGACACCGTGCGCCGGGACGTGTACTCGCTGTACGCGACCGTCCGCCAGGGCAACTCCGGCGGCCCGCTGCTCACCCCGGACGGCGAGGTCTACGGCGTGGTCTTCGCCAAGTCCCTCGACGACGCCGAGACGGGATACGCGCTCACCGTGGACGAGATCCGGGAGGACATCGCCCGGGGCCGCACCGCGAACCAGCAGGTGGACAGCGACAGCTGCGCGCTCTAG
- the nth gene encoding endonuclease III: MGEQSPESGSKTAKKTKRAAGKKAAAERDTASATAAAEASKAPARKAAKKSAAAPAGKASEKPKVKPRAAGKAATGEPSAKKAPARKAAAKKAPAGKGSAGRAVVAAAGRARKPAVVPERTTVDVEGTAPVKTVATRAPRDESRTALVRRARRINRELAEVYPYAHPELDFDNPFQLLVATVLSAQTTDLRVNQTTPALFAKYPTPEDLAAAVPEEVEEILRPCGFFRAKTRSVIGLSKALTEDFGGEVPGRLEDLVKLPGVGRKTAFVVLGNAFGRPGITVDTHFQRLVRRWKWTEETDPDKIEAAVGALFPKSDWTDLSHHVIWHGRRICHARKPACGACPIAPLCPACGEGETDPEKARKLLKYEKGGLPGQRLKPPQAYLDAGGRPAPPLGAG, encoded by the coding sequence GTGGGCGAACAGAGCCCGGAGAGTGGAAGTAAAACGGCGAAAAAGACAAAACGGGCGGCCGGGAAGAAGGCCGCCGCCGAGCGGGACACGGCGAGCGCGACCGCCGCCGCGGAGGCGTCGAAGGCCCCTGCCCGGAAGGCCGCCAAGAAGTCGGCCGCGGCCCCCGCCGGGAAGGCATCCGAGAAGCCCAAGGTGAAGCCCCGGGCGGCCGGGAAGGCGGCGACCGGGGAGCCCTCGGCCAAGAAGGCCCCGGCCAGGAAAGCGGCGGCCAAGAAGGCCCCGGCCGGGAAGGGTTCCGCCGGGCGCGCGGTCGTCGCGGCGGCGGGCCGCGCCAGGAAGCCCGCCGTCGTCCCCGAGCGGACCACCGTCGACGTGGAGGGCACCGCCCCGGTGAAGACCGTCGCCACCCGGGCGCCCCGGGACGAATCGCGCACCGCGCTGGTGCGCCGCGCCCGCCGGATCAACCGCGAGCTGGCCGAGGTCTACCCGTACGCCCACCCGGAGCTGGACTTCGACAACCCCTTCCAGCTCCTGGTCGCCACGGTCCTGTCCGCGCAGACCACCGACCTCCGCGTCAACCAGACCACCCCGGCCCTGTTCGCGAAGTACCCCACGCCCGAGGACCTGGCCGCCGCCGTCCCCGAGGAGGTCGAGGAGATCCTCCGGCCCTGCGGGTTCTTCCGGGCGAAGACCCGGTCGGTGATCGGGCTGTCGAAGGCCCTGACCGAGGACTTCGGCGGCGAGGTCCCCGGGCGCCTCGAGGACCTCGTCAAGCTGCCGGGCGTCGGCCGCAAGACGGCGTTCGTCGTCCTCGGCAACGCCTTCGGCCGCCCCGGCATCACCGTGGACACGCACTTCCAGCGGCTGGTGCGCCGCTGGAAGTGGACCGAGGAGACCGACCCGGACAAGATCGAGGCCGCCGTCGGCGCCCTGTTCCCCAAGAGCGACTGGACGGACCTCTCGCACCACGTGATCTGGCACGGCCGCCGGATCTGCCACGCCCGCAAGCCCGCCTGCGGCGCCTGCCCCATCGCCCCGCTCTGCCCGGCGTGCGGCGAGGGGGAGACCGATCCGGAGAAGGCGAGGAAACTGCTCAAGTACGAAAAGGGCGGTCTCCCCGGCCAGCGCCTGAAGCCCCCGCAGGCGTACCTCGACGCGGGCGGCCGGCCGGCGCCGCCGCTGGGGGCCGGGTGA
- a CDS encoding NUDIX hydrolase — translation MANGQANGQWYPPEWPDRIRALAAGTLTPVAPRRAATVMLLKDTDAGPVVHLLRRRASMAFAGGAYAYPGGGVDPRDGAVPPPDRNGEDGTDGGIGWAGPPRAWWADRLGVDEAGAQAIVCAAVRETYEEVGVLLAGPTADSVVGDTTGPDWEADRAALVARDLSFAEFLRRRGLVLRSDLLGAWARWITPEFESRRYDTWFFVAALPRGQRTRNASTEADRAVWMTPADAAAGYDKGELLMMPPTIATLRQLTAYGSAAGALAAAPGRDLTPVLAEARLVDGEIVLTWPGHDEFTKHIPAARPTAAGHTTETGGAPA, via the coding sequence ATGGCGAATGGTCAGGCGAATGGTCAGTGGTACCCACCGGAGTGGCCCGACCGGATCCGCGCGCTCGCCGCGGGCACCCTCACCCCGGTCGCCCCCAGACGCGCGGCCACCGTCATGCTGCTCAAGGACACCGACGCCGGTCCCGTCGTCCATCTGCTGCGCCGCCGCGCCTCCATGGCCTTCGCCGGGGGCGCGTACGCCTATCCGGGCGGCGGCGTCGACCCGCGCGACGGGGCCGTCCCCCCGCCGGACCGGAACGGCGAGGACGGGACGGACGGCGGCATCGGCTGGGCGGGTCCCCCGCGCGCGTGGTGGGCGGACCGGCTCGGCGTCGACGAGGCCGGCGCCCAGGCGATCGTCTGCGCCGCCGTACGGGAGACGTACGAGGAGGTCGGCGTCCTCCTCGCCGGCCCCACCGCCGACTCCGTCGTCGGCGACACCACGGGCCCGGACTGGGAGGCCGACCGCGCCGCGCTGGTCGCCCGCGACCTGTCCTTCGCGGAGTTCCTCCGGCGGCGCGGACTGGTGCTGCGCTCGGACCTGCTGGGCGCCTGGGCGCGCTGGATCACCCCCGAGTTCGAGTCCCGCCGCTACGACACGTGGTTCTTCGTCGCCGCGCTCCCGCGCGGGCAGCGCACGCGCAACGCCTCCACGGAGGCCGACCGGGCGGTGTGGATGACACCGGCCGACGCGGCGGCCGGGTACGACAAGGGCGAGCTGCTGATGATGCCGCCGACCATCGCCACCCTGCGCCAGCTGACGGCGTACGGCTCGGCCGCCGGGGCGCTCGCCGCGGCACCCGGGCGGGACCTGACGCCCGTGCTGGCCGAGGCCCGCCTGGTGGACGGCGAGATCGTCCTGACCTGGCCGGGCCACGACGAGTTCACCAAGCACATCCCCGCCGCCCGGCCCACCGCCGCCGGGCACACCACCGAGACCGGGGGAGCCCCCGCATGA